DNA from Cutibacterium acnes:
CCATCCCGGGGGTACAGGATGTGGTGCGAGAACTGCAGGAGGAGTACCCGGTCTTCGGTATTTGCATGGGCCATCAGATCTTTGCTCTGGCTAACGGTGCCGATACCTATAAGCTGCGTTTCGGCCATCGCGGCTTCAACCACCCCGTCCGCGAGCTGTCGACCGGTCGGATCGACTTCACCAGCCAGAACCACGGCTACGTCGTTGATCCGGAATCGGTGTCCGGCACCGAGTTGGAGGTGACCCACATCGAGATTAATGATGAGACCGTCATGGGTGTGCGTCATACCCGACTCGGTTCTTTTTCGGTGCAGTACCACCCCGACGCCGCCGCTGGACCTCACGATGCCGCTCACGTCTTCGACGACTTTGTCGCTCTCATGGACGCCAATCACACTGGAGGCCAGAACTGATGCCCCGCCGTACCGACCTGCACCGCATTCTCGTCATCGGGTCCGGGCCGATCCTCATCGGTCAGGCTGCCGAGTTCGACTACGCCGGTACTCAGGCCTGTTTGGCACTCAAGGAGGAGGGGTACGAGGTCATCCTCGTCAACTCCAATCCCGCTACGATCATGACTGACCGTGACGTCGCCGACAAGGTCTACATCGAGCCGATCACCCTCGAGTTCGTCTCTTCAATTTTGCGTCGGGAGCGCCCCGACGCCATCGTCCCCACCCTTGGGGGCCAAACTGGCCTCAATATGGCCACTGAGCTGGCTAAATCCGGTATACTTGACGAACTTGGTATCGAGTTGCTCGGCACCAAGCCCTCGGCCATCGAGAAAGCCGAAGATCGTGATCTTTTCAAGCAGCTCATGGATGAGCTGGGTCAGCCGGTTCCGGCCTCCGAGGTCGTTCACACCGTTGATGAGGCGGTCAAGGTTGGGAACACCATTGGGTACCCGCTCATCGTCCGTCCCGCATACACCCTCGGTGGCACTGGCGGTGGTATGTGCTGCGATGAGGCCGAACTCGTACGTATCGTCGGGAAGGGGCTAGAGCTGTCCCCGGTCACCGAGTGCCTGATCGAGCAGTCGATCGCTGGGTTCAAGGAGATTGAGTACGAGATGATGCGCGATGGCGCTGACAACACCATGGTGGTCTGCACCATGGAGAACTTTGACCCTGTCGGGGTTCACACCGGCGACTCCATCGTTTTTGCTCCTACCCAAACCCTCACCGACGTCGAACACGAGATGCTGCGCGATGCCTCGATTGAGATCGTTCGGACGCTTGGGATCGAGGGCGGCTGCAACGTCCAGCTCGCTCTCGATCCGAATTCCTTCCAGTATTACGTCATCGAGGTCAACCCACGAGTTTCGCGCTCCTCAGCCCTGGCCTCAAAGGCCACTGGCTACCCGATCGCCAAGATCGCCGCCAAGATCGCCGTCGGATTGACCCTTGACGAGATCCGTAACCCCGTCACCGGGACGACGTGGTCGATGTTCGAGCCCATGCTTGACTACGTCGTCGCCAAGATCCCACGCTGGCCCTTCGACAAGTTCGCTCGGGCTGATCGTCGTCTAGGCACCCAGATGAAGGCGACTGGTGAGGTCATGGCCTTGGGACGCACCATCGAGGAGTCCCTGCTCAAGGCGGTGCGTTCTCTGGAGATCGGCGTCGACCACTTAGCTCTGCGTGAGGTCGCTGATCTACCTGACGACATCCTTGAGGAGCGGTTGCTGCATGCTCGCGACGACCGTCTGTTTTGCCTGACTGAGGCGATCCGACGCGGACGCACGGTGCAAGAGCTGCACGAACAGACCAGGATCGACGTGTTCTTCCTCGACAAGGTTGCCCACATCCTCGAAATTGAGGAAAGGCTACGAGCCTGCCCCGATGACTCTGAGGCGCTATGGATTGCCAAGCGCAATGGCTTCTCCGACCCGGCCATCGCACGAATCTGGGGCGAGACCCCTGATGACGTGCGGGTTCGTCGGGTCGACAACGGGATTGTGCCAGTGTACAAGATGGTCGATACCTGTGCCGGAGAGTTCGAATCCTCAACCCCATACTTCTACTCGACCTACGAAATGGAGAACGAGTCGAAAAAGTCGCAGCGCCCTAGCGTTCTCGTCTTGGGTTCCGGGCCGATCCGCATTGGCCAGGGGATCGAGTTCGACTACGCTACCGTTCACTCCGTCAAGGCCATCCAGGCTGCCGGGTACGAGGCCATCATCATGAACTCGAATCCGGAAACGGTGTCTACCGATTTCTCCATCTCCGACAAGCTGTATTTCGAGCCGTTGACCTTTGAGGACGTCATGAACGTCGTCGACCTCGAGCAGCCCGACGGTGTCATCGTCCAGTTCGGTGGTCAGACGGCGATTAACTTGGCCGGACCGCTCTCGGCGGCCGGAGTGCCGATCTTGGGAACCCAGGTGGCCGATCTTGACCGTGCTGAGGACCGGGAAGGATTCGAGTCTCTGCTCGCCGAATTGGGTATTCCGCAAGCCCCAGGTGGCACAGCACGGTCTTCCGAGGAGGCATTTGCAGTCGCTGAGGAGCTCGGTTACCCGGTACTGGTGCGCCCCTCATACGTCATCGGTGGGCGTGCTATGGCCATCGTCACGAGTGCTGAGGAACTTAAGCGGTACATGCGCGATGCTGTGCATGCCAGCCCTGACAAGCCGGTGTTGGTGGATCGCTACCTCAATGGTCTGGAGTGTGAGGTCGACGCGATCTGTGACGGCACTGACGTCCTGATCCCCGGCATCATGGAGCACATCGAGCGCGCAGGTGTGCACTCCGGTGACTCGATGGCCGTCTACCCGCCGCAGCGGATGAGCCAGCATGTTGCCGACCGGATTATTGAGGTGACGACGAAGCTGGCTCGAGGCCTTAAGACCAAGGGGATCCTCAACATCCAGTTTGTCGTTGCCAATGATCCGGCGACCGGTGAGGAGACGGTCTACGTCATTGAGGCTAACCCGAGAGCCTCGCGTACCGTGCCCTTCCTATCGAAGGTAACTGGGGTGTCGATGGCTGAGGTAGCCACCCGAATCATCCTCGGCGAGACCCTCGCTGACCTGGGATTGCGTCCTGGCCTATTGCCGTTCTCGAAGCGCATCCACGTCAAGTCCCCGGTATTCAGTTTCTCGAAACTCGATCTCGTTGACTCCCACCTTGGCCCGGAGATGAAGTCGACCGGTGAGGTCATGGGATCCGACGACACCGTCGAAAAGGCGCTGTACAAGGTGTTCGAGGCAGCGAACCTACATGTTCCCGAATATGGCAAGATCCTCATCACAGTGAGCGATGACGCCAAGCCAGAGGCACTTCAGCTGGCTCGTCGCTTCGATCGGATTGGGTTCCAGCTCGTGGGAACGATGGGTACTGCTCGCTTCTTTGACGAGGGCGGTTTGCGCATCGATGTTGCTGAGAAGATTGGGTCAGGGGAGGCTGGATCGACGGAATCCGTCCTCGACCTCATTAGCCGCAACGGCTGCGACGCCGTCATCAATGTCATGGGCAACGGCCAGGACACCATCATCGACGGTAAACAGATTCGCCGCGAAGCCATCGCTCGTGGCATCCCACTTTTCACCTCGCTGGATACCGCTGCGGCGATTTGCCGGGTCATGGAATCGCGGGTCTTCTCGACGGAGTCGATCTGATGACAAAGACGACTGGGTTTCGTCGTGGCCCACAGATGATGCGACTTGCCGACCGTCACGAGATTGCCACCGGAATATATTCGGTGCGACTCATCCCTCATGAACCTGTGCCACACGTTGTACCAGGGACTTTTCTTGATCTGTTGCTCGGTGGTGGACACGTGCTGCGCCGGCCATTGTCTATTGCGGACGCCGATGACGAGGGATACACCCTTGTCTTTCGGGTGGTAGGGAAGGGAACCGACACGCTCTCGGTAAAGCCGATCGGGGCAGAGGTAGACGTCTTGGGTCCGCTCGGTCATGGGTTCGACGTTGACGCGGTTCAGCCCGAGGGGCGGGCCCTGCTTATTGGTGGAGGAGTTGGGATCCCGCCGCTGTACTTGTTGGGACGGCGACTTGTTGAACGTGGCGTCGAGGTGCAGTTCCGGCTGGGATTCCGCGATCGAAACGATATCTTTTGGGCTGAGCGCTTCGGCCAGCTCGGTGAGGTTCTCGTCTCCACTGACGACGGGTCGGTCGGGACGAAGGGGACTGTCGCTCAGATTGCCGAGACTGACGAGGCTCGTCGTTTTGTCCCCGATCTCGTGCAGGCCTGCGGGCCTCTCCCCATGCTGAGATGGGTGAAGTCTGCACTAGCGCCGACCGTGCGTACCCAGCTATCTCTGGAGGAGAGAATGGCTTGCGGTGTAGGCGCGTGCTACGCCTGCGTCGTCGGTGATGCCCGAAACCCCGATCACCAGTTTCGGGTGTGCTTCGACGGTCCCGTGCTCGCGGCCGAGGAGGTTCTGCTATGACTAGATTGACCGTGTCCCTTCCGGGCCTGAACCTTAAGAACCCGATCATGCCCGCCAGCGGGTGTTTTGGTTTTGGCGCCGAGTATGCGGAGTACTACGACCTGTCGGTGCTTGGGTCGATCATGGTCAAGGCGACCACCCTCGAGCCTCGCCGTGGCAATCCGGTTATTCGGGTGGCCGAAACCCCAGGAGGCATGCTCAACGCCATCGGCCTGCAAAATCCTGGCCTCGACGTCGTCATGGCCGAGAAGCTGCCGTGGTTGGCTGAGCACTTTCCGGACCTGCCCATCATCGCAAACGTCGCCGGTTACACCACCGAGGACTACGTCAGGGTCTGCGAGGTCATCTCGACGGCCCCCAATGTGGCCGCTGTGGAGATTAACATCTCTTGTCCCAACGTCAAGCGCGGTGGAATTACTTTCGGCACTAATGTGACCGCAGCCCATGACCTGACGCAGGCCGTCGTCGCAGCCGCTAGTGTGCCTGTCTACGTCAAGTTGTCGCCCAATGTCACCGACATTACCGAGATCGCGCGTGCGACCGCCGATGCCGGTGCCGACGGTCTAACCCTCATCAACACTCTCACCGGGATGAGGATCAACCTGGCACGGCGTACGCCTGTTATTGCTAACGCCACCGGTGGTCTGTCTGGACCAGCCGTTCTGCCTATCGCGGTGAGGATGATTGACGCCGTTACCCGGGTCGTCGACATCCCCGTCATCGGTATGGGCGGCGTGATGACAAGTGCTGACGCCCTCGAACTCATGATGGCTGGGGCTTCGGCAGTTGGCGTCGGGACCGCTAATTTCACCGATCCGTTGGCCTGCCCCAAGATCATTAACGGTCTTGAGCCTCTCATGGACGACTTAAGCATTGCCAGCCTTGAGGACCTTCGGACTCAGGTTAGGCAGTCTCGTTGATCCGACCACCACTCAAGGAGTTCATATGGACATCACCCGCCCGATTATCGCTCTCGATCTTCCTAGCGCCGAGGCAGCTCTTGACTTCGTAGGTCGATTCGACGGGGAGAATCTTTTCGTCAAAGTCGGCATGGAGTTGTTTTACGCAGCGGGGCCTAGTGTGGTGACCAGCCTCAAGGAGGCCGGGCACGACGTCTTCTGTGACCTCAAGCTTCACGACATTCCCAATACCGTCAAGGGTGCCGCTTCTAGCCTCTCCAGGCTGGGCGCGGACCTACTCACCGTCCATGCAGCCGGTGGTAGGAGCATGATGGAGGCTTCGCTTGAGGGTCTGGGAGATGCCGCCGAGACCACTCGTGTCATCGCCATTACTCAACTCACCTCGACCTCCCCGGAGGCGTTGAAAACTGAGCAGCTAGTGGATGTGCCGCTTGTCGAGTCGGTGCGCAACTACGCCAAGCTCGCCCAGGCTGCTGGACTGGCCGGAGTCGTCTGTTCGGCTCACGAGGCCGCCGATATCGCCTCGGTAACCGGTCCAAACTTCCTGCGCGTCACGCCGGGAATTCGTCCGACAGGGTCCGCAGTAGGGGATCAGTCCAGGGTCGCCACTCCGGGCAACGCCGCCTCGATGGGGTCTTCGGCGATCGTGGTCGGGCGGCCCATTACCAAAGCTGACGACCCGGTAGCCGCTTATCACGCTATTCGCGATGACTGGAATGCCGGGCGTAAGGCCTGACGACAACACGACCTGGAGGAAATCGCAATGACCGTGACCAATAACGAGATCGCCCGCGAGTTTGCTGAGCGCCTGCTAGCCATCGAGGCCGTGTCGCTGTCTCCGGATGCCCCGTTCACTTGGGCATCCGGGCTACACTCGCCCATCTACTGCGACAATCGGGTGACCCTCTCGGATCCGCAGACTCGTGATCTCATTGCTGATGGGCTGGCTTCACTTGTTCGCACCAATTTCCATCAGGTCGACGTCGTGGCCGGCACTGCTACTGCCGGCATTGCCCATGCTGCTCTTGCCGCCGATCGGCTTGGCGCACCCATGGCCTATGTGCGCTCTGCTCCAAAGGACCATGGGCGGGGCAACCAGATTGAAGGGCGTATTCCAGCTCATTCGAAGGTCATCATGGTCGAGGACCTCATCTCCACAGGTGGCTCGGTGCTCAAAGCCGCCCAGGCGGTAGAGCGTGAGGGATCGACGGTAGTCGGCGTCCTCGCTCTCTTCTCCTACGAGCTGGAGAAGGGACACCGCGCCTTTGAGAAGGCGGGAGTGCCGCTGTATACCCTGTCGAATTATCCGATCCTGATCGAGGTGGCTGCTGAGTCTGGGCGGATCACATCTGAGCAGCAGGCGACGTTGGCGACGTGGTCGTCGGATCCACAAGCCTGGTCGGACGCGCACTGATGAGCCCGCTGGCGTTCTTGACCCGCTGACTGAGTCTCGTCTCCGGGTGGCAAACCCTCGCGATCTCGTTGGCAAATCCGCGTGGGTTCCTGGAGCAGGTGCCGGGCGAGGCCCTTGCCATCGACGACGTGCGGCGTGTTCCGGCCCCGGCCCTGAAAGCCGCCACTAATGCTGATCACAGAGACGGTTCGCGGTTATCGGGTCGGCCGAACTGCTCGGGTGTCAGGGTTGTCAGCCACGCTGGCTGGTTGGGTGGCAGTGGCGTTTTCGCCCTGCACGTCGAGCAGTTGTGGTCATGCGCCGACCGCATGGAACCTTGGTGGTGGCCCGGTCCGTTTGCTATGGGACCACGGGGCGAGGTACGTGACCGCGAAACGGGATCACACCCATCGCCGGGCGATCGCGACGGTCTGGTCGACGTATCCGCCGCCGAAGAGCCAGCAATGCACGATGAGCATATGGAGTTGGTGCAACCCGATTCGGTCCTCCCAGCCGTCAGCCAGTGGCGATTCCTCGTTGTAGGCGGCCCGGATTCGCTCGGCGAATGGGGCACCGAATACCGACAAGGCCGCGAGATCTTCTTCGGCGTGGCCACCCTGAGCGGCAGGGTCAATGAGGACGACACCGTCGGGGGTCCACATGAGGTTGCCAGCCCACATGTCCCCGTGGGTGCGAGCTGCAGGGCAGGTGACTAACGCCGGCTCATCGTGATCAAGCGCCCCGCTTGCCAGGCGGTCGACGAGCTTGGACATGATCGCGCGAGCGTCAGCGTCGAGACTGTCCATATATGGTTCGATGCGGTACTGAGCGTAAAACTCTCCCCAGGAGGAGATTGGTTCGGACGGCAGTGGCAGGGGAGCACGGCCGATATACCCATCGTCGGGAACAAACCCGTCAGGTGCAGCCCCCAGGTGTGAGGCCCCGGCTGCGTGGGTGTGAGCCAGTCGGCGGCC
Protein-coding regions in this window:
- a CDS encoding dihydroorotate dehydrogenase electron transfer subunit, which produces MTKTTGFRRGPQMMRLADRHEIATGIYSVRLIPHEPVPHVVPGTFLDLLLGGGHVLRRPLSIADADDEGYTLVFRVVGKGTDTLSVKPIGAEVDVLGPLGHGFDVDAVQPEGRALLIGGGVGIPPLYLLGRRLVERGVEVQFRLGFRDRNDIFWAERFGQLGEVLVSTDDGSVGTKGTVAQIAETDEARRFVPDLVQACGPLPMLRWVKSALAPTVRTQLSLEERMACGVGACYACVVGDARNPDHQFRVCFDGPVLAAEEVLL
- a CDS encoding dihydroorotate dehydrogenase, which encodes MTRLTVSLPGLNLKNPIMPASGCFGFGAEYAEYYDLSVLGSIMVKATTLEPRRGNPVIRVAETPGGMLNAIGLQNPGLDVVMAEKLPWLAEHFPDLPIIANVAGYTTEDYVRVCEVISTAPNVAAVEINISCPNVKRGGITFGTNVTAAHDLTQAVVAAASVPVYVKLSPNVTDITEIARATADAGADGLTLINTLTGMRINLARRTPVIANATGGLSGPAVLPIAVRMIDAVTRVVDIPVIGMGGVMTSADALELMMAGASAVGVGTANFTDPLACPKIINGLEPLMDDLSIASLEDLRTQVRQSR
- the pyrF gene encoding orotidine-5'-phosphate decarboxylase is translated as MDITRPIIALDLPSAEAALDFVGRFDGENLFVKVGMELFYAAGPSVVTSLKEAGHDVFCDLKLHDIPNTVKGAASSLSRLGADLLTVHAAGGRSMMEASLEGLGDAAETTRVIAITQLTSTSPEALKTEQLVDVPLVESVRNYAKLAQAAGLAGVVCSAHEAADIASVTGPNFLRVTPGIRPTGSAVGDQSRVATPGNAASMGSSAIVVGRPITKADDPVAAYHAIRDDWNAGRKA
- the pyrE gene encoding orotate phosphoribosyltransferase, with the translated sequence MTVTNNEIAREFAERLLAIEAVSLSPDAPFTWASGLHSPIYCDNRVTLSDPQTRDLIADGLASLVRTNFHQVDVVAGTATAGIAHAALAADRLGAPMAYVRSAPKDHGRGNQIEGRIPAHSKVIMVEDLISTGGSVLKAAQAVEREGSTVVGVLALFSYELEKGHRAFEKAGVPLYTLSNYPILIEVAAESGRITSEQQATLATWSSDPQAWSDAH
- the carB gene encoding carbamoyl-phosphate synthase large subunit, whose translation is MPRRTDLHRILVIGSGPILIGQAAEFDYAGTQACLALKEEGYEVILVNSNPATIMTDRDVADKVYIEPITLEFVSSILRRERPDAIVPTLGGQTGLNMATELAKSGILDELGIELLGTKPSAIEKAEDRDLFKQLMDELGQPVPASEVVHTVDEAVKVGNTIGYPLIVRPAYTLGGTGGGMCCDEAELVRIVGKGLELSPVTECLIEQSIAGFKEIEYEMMRDGADNTMVVCTMENFDPVGVHTGDSIVFAPTQTLTDVEHEMLRDASIEIVRTLGIEGGCNVQLALDPNSFQYYVIEVNPRVSRSSALASKATGYPIAKIAAKIAVGLTLDEIRNPVTGTTWSMFEPMLDYVVAKIPRWPFDKFARADRRLGTQMKATGEVMALGRTIEESLLKAVRSLEIGVDHLALREVADLPDDILEERLLHARDDRLFCLTEAIRRGRTVQELHEQTRIDVFFLDKVAHILEIEERLRACPDDSEALWIAKRNGFSDPAIARIWGETPDDVRVRRVDNGIVPVYKMVDTCAGEFESSTPYFYSTYEMENESKKSQRPSVLVLGSGPIRIGQGIEFDYATVHSVKAIQAAGYEAIIMNSNPETVSTDFSISDKLYFEPLTFEDVMNVVDLEQPDGVIVQFGGQTAINLAGPLSAAGVPILGTQVADLDRAEDREGFESLLAELGIPQAPGGTARSSEEAFAVAEELGYPVLVRPSYVIGGRAMAIVTSAEELKRYMRDAVHASPDKPVLVDRYLNGLECEVDAICDGTDVLIPGIMEHIERAGVHSGDSMAVYPPQRMSQHVADRIIEVTTKLARGLKTKGILNIQFVVANDPATGEETVYVIEANPRASRTVPFLSKVTGVSMAEVATRIILGETLADLGLRPGLLPFSKRIHVKSPVFSFSKLDLVDSHLGPEMKSTGEVMGSDDTVEKALYKVFEAANLHVPEYGKILITVSDDAKPEALQLARRFDRIGFQLVGTMGTARFFDEGGLRIDVAEKIGSGEAGSTESVLDLISRNGCDAVINVMGNGQDTIIDGKQIRREAIARGIPLFTSLDTAAAICRVMESRVFSTESI
- a CDS encoding fructosamine kinase family protein, with the translated sequence MDEVVSTASYASTVGSMTFRKTDHHKNAIDYEVAGLMWLAAARPDGAGIVEVLDHGKGWLTEPELSTGHPTREAAEDFGRRLAHTHAAGASHLGAAPDGFVPDDGYIGRAPLPLPSEPISSWGEFYAQYRIEPYMDSLDADARAIMSKLVDRLASGALDHDEPALVTCPAARTHGDMWAGNLMWTPDGVVLIDPAAQGGHAEEDLAALSVFGAPFAERIRAAYNEESPLADGWEDRIGLHQLHMLIVHCWLFGGGYVDQTVAIARRWV